The following coding sequences lie in one Gymnogyps californianus isolate 813 chromosome 18, ASM1813914v2, whole genome shotgun sequence genomic window:
- the ADAMTSL2 gene encoding ADAMTS-like protein 2 isoform X1, whose amino-acid sequence MDLPLGKCLLHAGPLPWGDRRAELGTWKPSGNISKPDTKAVLALPAILHFQNCYKSPYKKKKGMKIPKWRWSSISISARSQLKGTLALLLVGNVVFVIAQQDLTQTSNSLEEGADVTAYWWGEWTKWTACTRTCGGGVKSQERHCLRQRRKSVSGLANKTCTGTSKRYQLCKVQECPANGRSFREEQCSSFNSHVYNGRTYQWKPLYPDDYVHISSKPCDLHCTTVDGQRQLMVQARDGTSCKYTDFRGVCVSGKCEPIGCDGILFSTHTLDKCGVCQGDGSSCTHVTGSYRKGNSHLGYSLVTHIPAGARDIQIVERKKSADVLAVADEAGYYFFNGNYKVDSPKNFNIAGTVFKYRRPMDVYETGIEYIVAQGPTNQGLNIMVWNQNGKNPSITFEYTLLRKPHSKNLQPIYYTFSESDSEESREFDGDVPLGFIQHNATYFGKISRERIDLENQVFGRQDTEEDLNLSKGQETNEVYERAETIDCEPKLKGKQPQDSNVTRSTYQTDHDDRDFDPRFTSREFLLENAITDKLLDKTSDSKELMLNMTMNSIFAQGDPINSVGSHIDSLYVDYEDTDGVVTYTINSTYMELSNGKAINTSAETPFSNATVTMTSPQGNRTHKARNRLKLLRKGQGVSAADMYRWKLSSHEPCSSTCTTGVMSTYAMCVRYDGIEVDDTYCDAMTRPEPIHEFCAGRECQPRWETSSWSECSRTCGEGYQFRIVRCWKMISPGFDSSVYSDLCESADITRPDERKVCKNPACGPQWEMSEWSECSARCGERSVVTRDIRCSEDEKLCDASARPLAEKNCTGPPCDRQWTVSDWGPCSGGCGQGRMIRHVYCKTSDGRVVPESQCNLETKPLAIHPCGDKNCPSHWLAQDWERCNTTCGRGVKKRIVLCLEIVNGKIKTRNPADCDVAKKPVEETTCFERPCFKWYTTPWSECTKTCGIGVRMRDVKCYQGKDIVRGCDPLVKPVGKQTCDLQPCPTEPPDDSCQDQAGTNCALAIKVNLCSHWYYSKACCRSCRAPHS is encoded by the exons GATGAAGATACCTAAGTGGAGGTGGAGCAGCATCTCCATCAGTGCGCGATCCCAGCTGAAAGGCACCCTGGCCCTTCTCCTCGTGGGCAACGTTGTCTTTGTGATAGCTCAG CAGGACCTGACGCAGACCTCCAACAgcctggaggaaggggcagaCGTCACCGCGTACTGGTGGGGTGAGTGGACCAAGTGGACGGCGTGCACCAGGACCTGCGGGGGAGGCGTCAAGTCCCAGGAGAGGCACTGCCTGCGGCAGAG AAGAAAGTCAGTGAGTGGGCTGGCTAATAAAACTTGCACTGGAACATCCAAAAGATACCAGCTCTGCAAAGTACAA GAGTGCCCTGCGAACGGAAGGAGCTTTCGAGAGGAGCAGTGTTCATCATTTAACTCCCATGTGTATAACGGCAGAACGTATCAATGGAAACCTTTATATCCTG ATGACTATGTTCACATTTCTAGCAAGCCCTGTGACCTCCATTGCACCACTGTGGATGGTCAGAGACAGTTAATGGTTCAGGCTCGGGATGGAACATCCTGCAAATACACTGATTTCCGAGGGGTTTGCGTGTCTGGAAAATGTGAG ccgATTGGATGCGATGGCATTCTCTTTTCCACCCACACCTTGGATAAATGTGGAGTTTGCCAAGGAGATGGGAGCAGTTGCACTCACGTGACCGGCAGTTACCGGAAAGGAAATTCTCATCTTG GCTATTCTCTGGTAACGCACATTCCTGCTGGAGCAAGGGATATCCAGATAGTAGAACGGAAAAAATCTGCAGATGTTCTGG CTGTGGCTGATGAAGCTGGGTACTATTTCTTCAATGGGAACTACAAAGTTGACAGCCCGAAGAACTTCAACATTGCAGGCACGGTGTTCAAGTACCGCAGGCCCATGGATGTTTATGAGACCGGCATAGAGTATATTGTTGCACAAGGACCGACAAATCAAGGGTTGAATATAATG GTCTGGAATCAAAATGGCAAGAATCCATCCATCACATTTGAATACACCCTCCTGAGGAAGCCACACTCAAAAAATCTGCAGCCCATCTACTACACCTTCTCTGAATCAGATAGCGAAGAAAGCAGAGAGTTCGATGGAGACGTGCCATTGGGTTTTATCCAGCACAATGCAACCTATTTTGGGAAAATCTCCAGGGAAAGGATAGACTTGGAGAACCAGGTGTTTGGAAGGCAGGACACGGAGGAAGATTTAAACTTGAGCAAAGGTCAGGAAACCAATGAGGTCTatgaaagagcagaaacaatTGACTGTGAGCCAAAACTGAAGGGCAAACAACCCCAAG ATTCAAACGTAACCAGGTCTACTTACCAGACAGACCATGACGACAGAGACTTCGACCCCAGGTTCACCTCCAGGGAATTCCTTTTGGAGAATGCCATCACGGACAAGCTGCTGGACAAGACCTCGGACTCCAAGGAGCTGATGCTCAACATGACCATGAACAGCATCTTTGCCCAGGGAGACCCAATCAACTCTGTGGGGTCACACATTGACAGCCTCTATGTTGACTACGAGGACACTGATGGCGTTGTGACCTACACCATTAATAGCACTTACATGGAGCTAAGCAATGGCAAAGCCATCAACACGTCTGCAGAGACACCATTTTCAAATGCCACTGTCACCATGACCAGCCCTCAAGGGAACAGAACCCACAAAGCAAG AAACAGATTGAAGTTGTTAAGAAAGGGCCAAGGTGTGAGTGCTGCTGACATGTACAGGTGGAAGCTTTCCTCCCATGAACCCTGCAGCTCTACATGTACCACAG GAGTGATGTCCACATATGCTATGTGTGTTCGCTATGATGGGATCGAAGTGGATGATACATACTGTGATGCCATGACCCGTCCTGAGCCCATCCATGAGTTCTGTGCTGGGAGAGAGTGCCAGCCAAG GTGGGAGACAAGCAGCTGGAGCGAGTGCTCCCGCACCTGCGGGGAGGGCTACCAGTTCCGCATCGTCCGCTGCTGGAAGATGATCTCTCCAGGGTTTGACAGCTCCGTCTACAGCGACCTCTGCGAGTCTGCTGACATCACCCGGCCGGATGAGCGCAAGGTCTGCAAGAACCCAGCCTGCGGGCCCCAGTGGGAGATGTCGGAGTGGTCCGAG tgctCAGCCCGGTGCGGAGAGCGGAGCGTGGTGACACGGGACATCCGCTGCTCGGAGGACGAGAAGCTGTGCGATGCCAGCGCCCGGCCTCTGGCCGAGAAGAACTGCACGGGCCCACCCTGCGACCGGCAGTGGACTGTCTCTGACTGGGGACCG TGCAGCGGCggctgtgggcagggcaggatgATCCGGCACGTGTACTGCAAAACCAGCGACGGGCGAGTGGTGCCGGAGTCGCAGTGCAACCTGGAGACGAAGCCGCTGGCCATCCATCCCTGCGGGGACAAGAACTGCCCCTCGCACTGGCTGGCACAGGACTGGGAGCGG TGCAACACCACGTGCGGCCGGGGCGTGAAGAAGAGGATTGTGCTCTGCCTGGAGATAGTCAACGGCAAGATCAAGACCCGCAACCCCGCTGACTGCGACGTCGCCAAGAAGCCCGTGGAGGAGACGACGTGCTTTGAGCGGCCGTGCTTCAAGTGGTACACGACCCCCTGGTCGGAG TGCACAAAAACTTGCGGCATCGGCGTGAGGATGCGGGATGTGAAGTGCTACCAAGGGAAGGACATCGTCCGGGGCTGCGACCCGCTGGTGAAGCCGGTCGGCAAACAGACCTGCGacctgcagccctgccccacGGAGCCCCCAG ACGACAGCTGCCAGGACCAGGCAGGAACCAACTGCGCTTTGGCCATCAAAGTCAACCTGTGCAGCCACTGGTACTACAGCAAAGCCTGCTGCCGCTCCTGCCGTGCACCCCACTCCTAG
- the ADAMTSL2 gene encoding ADAMTS-like protein 2 isoform X9 — MDLPLGKCLLHAGPLPWGDRRAELGTWKPSGNISKPDTKAVLALPAILHFQNCYKSPYKKKKGMKIPKWRWSSISISARSQLKGTLALLLVGNVVFVIAQQDLTQTSNSLEEGADVTAYWWGEWTKWTACTRTCGGGVKSQERHCLRQRRKSVSGLANKTCTGTSKRYQLCKVQECPANGRSFREEQCSSFNSHVYNGRTYQWKPLYPDDYVHISSKPCDLHCTTVDGQRQLMVQARDGTSCKYTDFRGVCVSGKCEPIGCDGILFSTHTLDKCGVCQGDGSSCTHVTGSYRKGNSHLGYSLVTHIPAGARDIQIVERKKSADVLAVADEAGYYFFNGNYKVDSPKNFNIAGTVFKYRRPMDVYETGIEYIVAQGPTNQGLNIMVWNQNGKNPSITFEYTLLRKPHSKNLQPIYYTFSESDSEESREFDGDVPLGFIQHNATYFGKISRERIDLENQVFGRQDTEEDLNLSKGQETNEVYERAETIDCEPKLKGKQPQDSNVTRSTYQTDHDDRDFDPRFTSREFLLENAITDKLLDKTSDSKELMLNMTMNSIFAQGDPINSVGSHIDSLYVDYEDTDGVVTYTINSTYMELSNGKAINTSAETPFSNATVTMTSPQGNRTHKARNRLKLLRKGQGVSAADMYRWKLSSHEPCSSTCTTGVMSTYAMCVRYDGIEVDDTYCDAMTRPEPIHEFCAGRECQPRWETSSWSECSRTCGEGYQFRIVRCWKMISPGFDSSVYSDLCESADITRPDERKVCKNPACGPQWEMSEWSECSARCGERSVVTRDIRCSEDEKLCDASARPLAEKNCTGPPCDRQWTVSDWGPRRLWAGQDDPARVLQNQRRASGAGVAVQPGDEAAGHPSLRGQELPLALAGTGLGAVQHHVRPGREEEDCALPGDSQRQDQDPQPR, encoded by the exons GATGAAGATACCTAAGTGGAGGTGGAGCAGCATCTCCATCAGTGCGCGATCCCAGCTGAAAGGCACCCTGGCCCTTCTCCTCGTGGGCAACGTTGTCTTTGTGATAGCTCAG CAGGACCTGACGCAGACCTCCAACAgcctggaggaaggggcagaCGTCACCGCGTACTGGTGGGGTGAGTGGACCAAGTGGACGGCGTGCACCAGGACCTGCGGGGGAGGCGTCAAGTCCCAGGAGAGGCACTGCCTGCGGCAGAG AAGAAAGTCAGTGAGTGGGCTGGCTAATAAAACTTGCACTGGAACATCCAAAAGATACCAGCTCTGCAAAGTACAA GAGTGCCCTGCGAACGGAAGGAGCTTTCGAGAGGAGCAGTGTTCATCATTTAACTCCCATGTGTATAACGGCAGAACGTATCAATGGAAACCTTTATATCCTG ATGACTATGTTCACATTTCTAGCAAGCCCTGTGACCTCCATTGCACCACTGTGGATGGTCAGAGACAGTTAATGGTTCAGGCTCGGGATGGAACATCCTGCAAATACACTGATTTCCGAGGGGTTTGCGTGTCTGGAAAATGTGAG ccgATTGGATGCGATGGCATTCTCTTTTCCACCCACACCTTGGATAAATGTGGAGTTTGCCAAGGAGATGGGAGCAGTTGCACTCACGTGACCGGCAGTTACCGGAAAGGAAATTCTCATCTTG GCTATTCTCTGGTAACGCACATTCCTGCTGGAGCAAGGGATATCCAGATAGTAGAACGGAAAAAATCTGCAGATGTTCTGG CTGTGGCTGATGAAGCTGGGTACTATTTCTTCAATGGGAACTACAAAGTTGACAGCCCGAAGAACTTCAACATTGCAGGCACGGTGTTCAAGTACCGCAGGCCCATGGATGTTTATGAGACCGGCATAGAGTATATTGTTGCACAAGGACCGACAAATCAAGGGTTGAATATAATG GTCTGGAATCAAAATGGCAAGAATCCATCCATCACATTTGAATACACCCTCCTGAGGAAGCCACACTCAAAAAATCTGCAGCCCATCTACTACACCTTCTCTGAATCAGATAGCGAAGAAAGCAGAGAGTTCGATGGAGACGTGCCATTGGGTTTTATCCAGCACAATGCAACCTATTTTGGGAAAATCTCCAGGGAAAGGATAGACTTGGAGAACCAGGTGTTTGGAAGGCAGGACACGGAGGAAGATTTAAACTTGAGCAAAGGTCAGGAAACCAATGAGGTCTatgaaagagcagaaacaatTGACTGTGAGCCAAAACTGAAGGGCAAACAACCCCAAG ATTCAAACGTAACCAGGTCTACTTACCAGACAGACCATGACGACAGAGACTTCGACCCCAGGTTCACCTCCAGGGAATTCCTTTTGGAGAATGCCATCACGGACAAGCTGCTGGACAAGACCTCGGACTCCAAGGAGCTGATGCTCAACATGACCATGAACAGCATCTTTGCCCAGGGAGACCCAATCAACTCTGTGGGGTCACACATTGACAGCCTCTATGTTGACTACGAGGACACTGATGGCGTTGTGACCTACACCATTAATAGCACTTACATGGAGCTAAGCAATGGCAAAGCCATCAACACGTCTGCAGAGACACCATTTTCAAATGCCACTGTCACCATGACCAGCCCTCAAGGGAACAGAACCCACAAAGCAAG AAACAGATTGAAGTTGTTAAGAAAGGGCCAAGGTGTGAGTGCTGCTGACATGTACAGGTGGAAGCTTTCCTCCCATGAACCCTGCAGCTCTACATGTACCACAG GAGTGATGTCCACATATGCTATGTGTGTTCGCTATGATGGGATCGAAGTGGATGATACATACTGTGATGCCATGACCCGTCCTGAGCCCATCCATGAGTTCTGTGCTGGGAGAGAGTGCCAGCCAAG GTGGGAGACAAGCAGCTGGAGCGAGTGCTCCCGCACCTGCGGGGAGGGCTACCAGTTCCGCATCGTCCGCTGCTGGAAGATGATCTCTCCAGGGTTTGACAGCTCCGTCTACAGCGACCTCTGCGAGTCTGCTGACATCACCCGGCCGGATGAGCGCAAGGTCTGCAAGAACCCAGCCTGCGGGCCCCAGTGGGAGATGTCGGAGTGGTCCGAG tgctCAGCCCGGTGCGGAGAGCGGAGCGTGGTGACACGGGACATCCGCTGCTCGGAGGACGAGAAGCTGTGCGATGCCAGCGCCCGGCCTCTGGCCGAGAAGAACTGCACGGGCCCACCCTGCGACCGGCAGTGGACTGTCTCTGACTGGGGACCG CGGCggctgtgggcagggcaggatgATCCGGCACGTGTACTGCAAAACCAGCGACGGGCGAGTGGTGCCGGAGTCGCAGTGCAACCTGGAGACGAAGCCGCTGGCCATCCATCCCTGCGGGGACAAGAACTGCCCCTCGCACTGGCTGGCACAGGACTGGGAGCGG TGCAACACCACGTGCGGCCGGGGCGTGAAGAAGAGGATTGTGCTCTGCCTGGAGATAGTCAACGGCAAGATCAAGACCCGCAACCCCGCTGA
- the ADAMTSL2 gene encoding ADAMTS-like protein 2 isoform X7 has product MKIPKWRWSSISISARSQLKGTLALLLVGNVVFVIAQQDLTQTSNSLEEGADVTAYWWGEWTKWTACTRTCGGGVKSQERHCLRQRRKSVSGLANKTCTGTSKRYQLCKVQECPANGRSFREEQCSSFNSHVYNGRTYQWKPLYPDDYVHISSKPCDLHCTTVDGQRQLMVQARDGTSCKYTDFRGVCVSGKCEPIGCDGILFSTHTLDKCGVCQGDGSSCTHVTGSYRKGNSHLGYSLVTHIPAGARDIQIVERKKSADVLAVADEAGYYFFNGNYKVDSPKNFNIAGTVFKYRRPMDVYETGIEYIVAQGPTNQGLNIMVWNQNGKNPSITFEYTLLRKPHSKNLQPIYYTFSESDSEESREFDGDVPLGFIQHNATYFGKISRERIDLENQVFGRQDTEEDLNLSKGQETNEVYERAETIDCEPKLKGKQPQDSNVTRSTYQTDHDDRDFDPRFTSREFLLENAITDKLLDKTSDSKELMLNMTMNSIFAQGDPINSVGSHIDSLYVDYEDTDGVVTYTINSTYMELSNGKAINTSAETPFSNATVTMTSPQGNRTHKARNRLKLLRKGQGVSAADMYRWKLSSHEPCSSTCTTGVMSTYAMCVRYDGIEVDDTYCDAMTRPEPIHEFCAGRECQPRWETSSWSECSRTCGEGYQFRIVRCWKMISPGFDSSVYSDLCESADITRPDERKVCKNPACGPQWEMSEWSECSARCGERSVVTRDIRCSEDEKLCDASARPLAEKNCTGPPCDRQWTVSDWGPCSGGCGQGRMIRHVYCKTSDGRVVPESQCNLETKPLAIHPCGDKNCPSHWLAQDWERCNTTCGRGVKKRIVLCLEIVNGKIKTRNPADCDVAKKPVEETTCFERPCFKWYTTPWSECTKTCGIGVRMRDVKCYQGKDIVRGCDPLVKPVGKQTCDLQPCPTEPPDDSCQDQAGTNCALAIKVNLCSHWYYSKACCRSCRAPHS; this is encoded by the exons ATGAAGATACCTAAGTGGAGGTGGAGCAGCATCTCCATCAGTGCGCGATCCCAGCTGAAAGGCACCCTGGCCCTTCTCCTCGTGGGCAACGTTGTCTTTGTGATAGCTCAG CAGGACCTGACGCAGACCTCCAACAgcctggaggaaggggcagaCGTCACCGCGTACTGGTGGGGTGAGTGGACCAAGTGGACGGCGTGCACCAGGACCTGCGGGGGAGGCGTCAAGTCCCAGGAGAGGCACTGCCTGCGGCAGAG AAGAAAGTCAGTGAGTGGGCTGGCTAATAAAACTTGCACTGGAACATCCAAAAGATACCAGCTCTGCAAAGTACAA GAGTGCCCTGCGAACGGAAGGAGCTTTCGAGAGGAGCAGTGTTCATCATTTAACTCCCATGTGTATAACGGCAGAACGTATCAATGGAAACCTTTATATCCTG ATGACTATGTTCACATTTCTAGCAAGCCCTGTGACCTCCATTGCACCACTGTGGATGGTCAGAGACAGTTAATGGTTCAGGCTCGGGATGGAACATCCTGCAAATACACTGATTTCCGAGGGGTTTGCGTGTCTGGAAAATGTGAG ccgATTGGATGCGATGGCATTCTCTTTTCCACCCACACCTTGGATAAATGTGGAGTTTGCCAAGGAGATGGGAGCAGTTGCACTCACGTGACCGGCAGTTACCGGAAAGGAAATTCTCATCTTG GCTATTCTCTGGTAACGCACATTCCTGCTGGAGCAAGGGATATCCAGATAGTAGAACGGAAAAAATCTGCAGATGTTCTGG CTGTGGCTGATGAAGCTGGGTACTATTTCTTCAATGGGAACTACAAAGTTGACAGCCCGAAGAACTTCAACATTGCAGGCACGGTGTTCAAGTACCGCAGGCCCATGGATGTTTATGAGACCGGCATAGAGTATATTGTTGCACAAGGACCGACAAATCAAGGGTTGAATATAATG GTCTGGAATCAAAATGGCAAGAATCCATCCATCACATTTGAATACACCCTCCTGAGGAAGCCACACTCAAAAAATCTGCAGCCCATCTACTACACCTTCTCTGAATCAGATAGCGAAGAAAGCAGAGAGTTCGATGGAGACGTGCCATTGGGTTTTATCCAGCACAATGCAACCTATTTTGGGAAAATCTCCAGGGAAAGGATAGACTTGGAGAACCAGGTGTTTGGAAGGCAGGACACGGAGGAAGATTTAAACTTGAGCAAAGGTCAGGAAACCAATGAGGTCTatgaaagagcagaaacaatTGACTGTGAGCCAAAACTGAAGGGCAAACAACCCCAAG ATTCAAACGTAACCAGGTCTACTTACCAGACAGACCATGACGACAGAGACTTCGACCCCAGGTTCACCTCCAGGGAATTCCTTTTGGAGAATGCCATCACGGACAAGCTGCTGGACAAGACCTCGGACTCCAAGGAGCTGATGCTCAACATGACCATGAACAGCATCTTTGCCCAGGGAGACCCAATCAACTCTGTGGGGTCACACATTGACAGCCTCTATGTTGACTACGAGGACACTGATGGCGTTGTGACCTACACCATTAATAGCACTTACATGGAGCTAAGCAATGGCAAAGCCATCAACACGTCTGCAGAGACACCATTTTCAAATGCCACTGTCACCATGACCAGCCCTCAAGGGAACAGAACCCACAAAGCAAG AAACAGATTGAAGTTGTTAAGAAAGGGCCAAGGTGTGAGTGCTGCTGACATGTACAGGTGGAAGCTTTCCTCCCATGAACCCTGCAGCTCTACATGTACCACAG GAGTGATGTCCACATATGCTATGTGTGTTCGCTATGATGGGATCGAAGTGGATGATACATACTGTGATGCCATGACCCGTCCTGAGCCCATCCATGAGTTCTGTGCTGGGAGAGAGTGCCAGCCAAG GTGGGAGACAAGCAGCTGGAGCGAGTGCTCCCGCACCTGCGGGGAGGGCTACCAGTTCCGCATCGTCCGCTGCTGGAAGATGATCTCTCCAGGGTTTGACAGCTCCGTCTACAGCGACCTCTGCGAGTCTGCTGACATCACCCGGCCGGATGAGCGCAAGGTCTGCAAGAACCCAGCCTGCGGGCCCCAGTGGGAGATGTCGGAGTGGTCCGAG tgctCAGCCCGGTGCGGAGAGCGGAGCGTGGTGACACGGGACATCCGCTGCTCGGAGGACGAGAAGCTGTGCGATGCCAGCGCCCGGCCTCTGGCCGAGAAGAACTGCACGGGCCCACCCTGCGACCGGCAGTGGACTGTCTCTGACTGGGGACCG TGCAGCGGCggctgtgggcagggcaggatgATCCGGCACGTGTACTGCAAAACCAGCGACGGGCGAGTGGTGCCGGAGTCGCAGTGCAACCTGGAGACGAAGCCGCTGGCCATCCATCCCTGCGGGGACAAGAACTGCCCCTCGCACTGGCTGGCACAGGACTGGGAGCGG TGCAACACCACGTGCGGCCGGGGCGTGAAGAAGAGGATTGTGCTCTGCCTGGAGATAGTCAACGGCAAGATCAAGACCCGCAACCCCGCTGACTGCGACGTCGCCAAGAAGCCCGTGGAGGAGACGACGTGCTTTGAGCGGCCGTGCTTCAAGTGGTACACGACCCCCTGGTCGGAG TGCACAAAAACTTGCGGCATCGGCGTGAGGATGCGGGATGTGAAGTGCTACCAAGGGAAGGACATCGTCCGGGGCTGCGACCCGCTGGTGAAGCCGGTCGGCAAACAGACCTGCGacctgcagccctgccccacGGAGCCCCCAG ACGACAGCTGCCAGGACCAGGCAGGAACCAACTGCGCTTTGGCCATCAAAGTCAACCTGTGCAGCCACTGGTACTACAGCAAAGCCTGCTGCCGCTCCTGCCGTGCACCCCACTCCTAG